One genomic segment of uncultured Fusobacterium sp. includes these proteins:
- a CDS encoding D-alanine--D-alanine ligase, producing the protein MKIAVFMGGVSSEREVSLNSGKAILESLLKQGYDAYGVDVNENNLISAFTDNDYDFAYLAFHGGFGEDGRVQGLLDMLGKAYTGSGATASGVAMDKMLTKKLVAAAGIKTPKSFENVKDIDSYPVVIKPALEGSSVGIYFCNNEDEAKKAVEALGDKKIVIEEMIAGAELTVGVINGEGLGVLRIIPKNEFYDYESKYALGGSVHEYPAKIDKKAYDEALKNAVKVHEVLGLKGISRSDFLLKDNELYFLEVNTLPGMTKTSLIPDLATLKGYSYDDVVKIMVDTFKK; encoded by the coding sequence TTGAAGATAGCAGTTTTTATGGGAGGAGTCTCTTCTGAAAGAGAAGTATCTTTGAATAGTGGTAAAGCAATATTAGAAAGTCTATTAAAACAAGGTTATGATGCCTATGGAGTAGATGTAAATGAAAATAATTTGATCTCTGCTTTTACAGATAATGATTATGATTTTGCATATTTAGCATTTCATGGTGGATTTGGAGAAGATGGAAGAGTACAAGGACTATTGGATATGCTAGGAAAGGCATATACAGGATCTGGAGCTACAGCAAGTGGAGTTGCTATGGATAAAATGCTTACTAAAAAATTAGTTGCAGCAGCTGGAATAAAAACTCCAAAAAGTTTTGAAAATGTAAAAGATATAGATTCATATCCAGTAGTAATAAAACCAGCTCTTGAGGGATCAAGTGTAGGAATATATTTCTGTAACAATGAAGATGAAGCTAAAAAAGCAGTAGAAGCTTTAGGAGATAAAAAGATTGTTATAGAAGAGATGATAGCAGGTGCTGAACTTACTGTTGGAGTTATAAATGGTGAAGGACTTGGAGTTTTAAGAATAATACCTAAAAATGAGTTTTATGACTATGAATCTAAATATGCTCTAGGTGGATCAGTGCATGAATATCCTGCTAAAATAGATAAAAAAGCATATGATGAAGCTTTAAAAAATGCCGTTAAAGTTCATGAAGTTTTAGGATTAAAAGGAATTTCAAGAAGTGATTTTCTTTTAAAAGATAATGAACTGTATTTCTTAGAGGTAAATACTCTACCAGGAATGACTAAAACAAGTCTTATACCAGATTTAGCAACATTAAAAGGGTATAGTTACGATGATGTTGTAAAGATTATGGTAGATACTTTTAAAAAATAG